From one Catellatospora sp. IY07-71 genomic stretch:
- a CDS encoding ABC transporter ATP-binding protein — translation MSAPYRAPESTIDPDQSRSWLRRALPVVLAHKGLLLTSLTLSLVGLLVQVQIPNVLRLGIDDALVARTASLDRYVWWLAGLAVAQGFVNYLARRYLLRTAYEIEYDLRNIMYAHLIRMPYGFYDRVQTGELMSRSGSDIRAVQMYLAFGPSILVQCLIAVFAFALMVSIDPLLAVVAMATMPVIALMGVWMRKAIFPVSWLIQSRLAQVATVVDEAINGVRIVKAFAGEQRQVTQLAAAADRVRWAYRRDAFIRSRWSPTLENLPRLGLAMVLLCGGWMAIEGHASVGAIVAFNSYVLMLQPPFRMLGMMIMMGQRAAASAQRIYEVLDTRSEIAERADPVRTRLRGDIEFAGVDFAYPDGTVALRGLDLRIPAGTTVAVVGRTGSGKSTVARLLARYYDATAGTVRLDGRDVRDYALDTLRDQVGIVPDEPFLFSVSIRDNIAFGRPDASLAEVVAAAEAAGADGFVRALPDGYDTVIGERGYTLSGGQRQRVAIARALLVNPPVLVLDDATSAVDVHVEQRIHDALRGLLHGRTTVIVAHRLSTIALADTVVLIEDGRVAAQGTHAELVAGEPRYTEVLATMQSGHDRVDSGIDQGVAA, via the coding sequence ATGTCCGCGCCATACCGTGCCCCCGAGTCGACGATCGATCCCGACCAGAGCAGGTCATGGCTGCGGCGCGCGCTGCCGGTGGTGCTGGCGCACAAAGGGCTGCTGCTGACGTCGCTCACCCTGTCGCTGGTCGGCCTGCTGGTGCAGGTGCAGATCCCGAACGTGCTGCGCCTGGGCATCGACGACGCGCTCGTCGCCCGGACCGCGAGCCTGGACCGGTACGTGTGGTGGCTGGCGGGGCTGGCCGTGGCGCAGGGCTTCGTCAACTACCTGGCCCGGCGCTATCTGCTGCGCACCGCGTACGAGATCGAGTACGACCTGCGCAACATCATGTACGCGCACCTGATCCGGATGCCGTACGGCTTCTACGACCGGGTGCAGACCGGCGAGCTGATGTCGCGGTCCGGTTCGGACATCCGGGCCGTGCAGATGTACCTGGCGTTCGGGCCGTCGATCCTGGTGCAGTGCCTGATCGCGGTGTTCGCGTTCGCGCTGATGGTGTCGATCGATCCGCTGCTGGCCGTGGTCGCGATGGCCACCATGCCGGTGATCGCGCTGATGGGCGTGTGGATGCGCAAGGCCATCTTCCCGGTGTCGTGGCTGATCCAGTCCCGGCTGGCTCAGGTCGCCACGGTCGTCGACGAGGCGATCAACGGGGTGCGCATCGTCAAGGCGTTCGCGGGCGAGCAGCGCCAGGTGACGCAGCTGGCGGCGGCGGCCGACCGGGTGCGCTGGGCCTACCGGCGTGACGCGTTCATCCGCAGCCGCTGGTCGCCCACGCTGGAGAACCTGCCCCGGCTGGGCCTGGCGATGGTGCTGCTGTGCGGCGGCTGGATGGCGATCGAGGGACACGCCTCGGTCGGCGCGATCGTCGCGTTCAACTCGTACGTGCTCATGCTCCAGCCGCCGTTCCGCATGCTCGGCATGATGATCATGATGGGCCAGCGGGCCGCCGCCTCCGCCCAGCGCATCTACGAGGTGCTCGACACCCGCAGCGAGATCGCCGAACGCGCCGACCCGGTCCGCACACGCCTGCGCGGAGACATCGAGTTCGCCGGGGTCGACTTCGCGTACCCGGACGGCACCGTGGCGCTGCGCGGGCTGGACCTCCGCATCCCCGCGGGCACCACGGTCGCGGTGGTGGGCCGCACCGGCAGCGGCAAGTCGACCGTCGCCAGGCTGCTGGCCCGCTACTACGACGCCACCGCCGGCACGGTGCGCCTCGACGGCCGCGACGTCCGCGACTACGCCCTGGACACGCTGCGCGACCAGGTCGGCATCGTGCCCGACGAGCCGTTCCTGTTCTCGGTGTCCATCCGCGACAACATCGCCTTCGGCCGCCCGGACGCGAGCCTGGCCGAGGTGGTGGCCGCCGCCGAGGCCGCCGGGGCGGACGGGTTCGTGCGCGCCCTGCCCGACGGCTACGACACCGTCATCGGCGAGCGCGGGTACACCCTGTCCGGCGGGCAGCGCCAGCGCGTCGCGATCGCCCGCGCGCTGCTGGTCAACCCGCCGGTGCTGGTGCTCGACGACGCCACCAGCGCCGTCGACGTGCACGTCGAGCAGCGCATCCACGACGCCCTGCGCGGACTGCTGCACGGGCGGACCACGGTCATCGTCGCGCACCGGCTGTCCACCATCGCCCTGGCCGACACCGTGGTGCTGATCGAGGACGGCCGCGTCGCCGCGCAGGGCACCCACGCCGAGCTGGTGGCCGGCGAGCCCCGCTACACCGAGGTTTTGGCCACCATGCAGTCCGGCCATGACCGCGTGGACAGCGGCATCGACCAGGGAGTGGCCGCATGA
- a CDS encoding ABC transporter ATP-binding protein, whose translation MSMFGGGFGGPGGGPGSGPMGGLSAVGAGRGARRDGAVGLPFAGIPDELAAGVRRLEDSEPDHGTPPDRFAHRPGGEPQLSMLGLLTRRRGLFAAACATVLAETLLLQAGPYLVQVGIDHGIVARDLPVLLWSAGAFVVAVLAGWAATTARMRQTGRLAADGMRDLRVRVFTHLQRLSMDYYTNEKAGVIMTRMSSDVESLQQLLQEGLAQFAVQGLTMVVVTAVLIHYDAGLAALTLLLVVPALFAASLWFRRASDVGYARQRDTIAAMFTDLAESLHGVRVVTAYHRQDRNIAQHRTVVGRYRDANDFTGHISAIYGPGTSVIGMLGMAALLLAGGHMVLRGELTVGVLTAFVLYLNAFFAPVQQLVQLYTNYQQSRAAVSKLRGLLALEPAVPERADPVTLPPVAGGITFEQVTFGYDPARPVLRDITLRIEPGETIACVGPTGAGKSTLAKLVTRLHDPDFGRVLIDGHDLRDVSLTSLRRQIGVVPQEPFMFAGSIRDNIAFARPDADDAEIWAAVDAVGLRDLVERTPAGLDAPLHERGQSVSSGQRQLLALARAFLARPRVVVLDEVTSNLDLRSELRVEQALDRLLEGRTALLIAHRLSTAMRADRIVVLDEAGIVEIGSHAELLAAEGRYAGMFATWSSHQ comes from the coding sequence ATGAGCATGTTCGGCGGCGGGTTCGGCGGTCCGGGCGGCGGTCCCGGGTCGGGGCCGATGGGCGGGCTGTCGGCCGTGGGCGCGGGGCGGGGCGCGCGCCGCGACGGCGCCGTGGGGCTGCCGTTCGCGGGCATCCCGGACGAGCTGGCGGCGGGCGTACGGCGGCTGGAGGACAGCGAACCCGACCACGGCACCCCGCCCGACCGCTTCGCCCACCGGCCCGGCGGCGAGCCGCAGCTGAGCATGCTGGGGCTGCTCACCCGCCGCCGCGGGCTGTTCGCCGCCGCGTGCGCCACGGTGCTGGCCGAGACCCTGCTGCTGCAGGCGGGGCCGTACCTGGTGCAGGTCGGCATCGACCACGGCATCGTGGCCCGCGACCTGCCGGTGCTGTTGTGGTCGGCGGGGGCGTTCGTGGTCGCGGTGCTCGCGGGCTGGGCGGCCACCACCGCGCGGATGCGCCAGACCGGCCGCCTGGCCGCCGACGGCATGCGCGACCTGCGGGTCCGCGTCTTCACCCACCTGCAGCGGCTGTCCATGGACTACTACACCAACGAGAAGGCCGGCGTCATCATGACCCGGATGTCGTCGGACGTCGAGTCGCTGCAGCAGCTGCTCCAGGAGGGCCTGGCCCAGTTCGCGGTGCAGGGCCTGACCATGGTCGTGGTGACCGCGGTTCTGATCCACTACGACGCCGGGCTGGCCGCGCTCACGCTGCTGCTGGTCGTGCCCGCGCTGTTCGCCGCGTCGCTGTGGTTCCGGCGCGCCTCCGACGTCGGCTACGCCCGCCAGCGCGACACCATCGCGGCCATGTTCACCGACCTCGCCGAGAGCCTGCATGGCGTCCGCGTGGTCACCGCGTACCACCGCCAGGACCGCAACATCGCCCAGCACCGCACCGTCGTCGGCCGCTACCGCGACGCCAACGACTTCACCGGCCACATCAGCGCGATCTACGGGCCGGGCACCTCGGTCATCGGCATGCTCGGCATGGCCGCGCTGCTGCTGGCAGGCGGCCACATGGTGCTGCGCGGCGAGCTGACGGTGGGTGTGCTGACCGCGTTCGTGCTGTACCTCAACGCGTTCTTCGCCCCGGTGCAGCAGCTGGTGCAGCTCTACACCAACTACCAGCAGAGCCGCGCGGCCGTGAGCAAGTTGCGCGGGCTGCTGGCGCTGGAGCCGGCCGTGCCCGAGCGCGCCGACCCGGTCACGCTGCCGCCGGTGGCCGGGGGGATCACGTTCGAGCAGGTCACCTTCGGCTACGACCCGGCTCGGCCGGTGCTGCGCGACATCACCCTGCGCATCGAGCCGGGGGAGACCATCGCGTGCGTGGGGCCGACCGGGGCGGGCAAGTCGACGCTGGCCAAGCTGGTCACCCGGCTGCACGACCCGGACTTCGGGCGGGTCCTCATCGACGGGCACGACCTGCGTGACGTGAGCCTGACGTCGCTGCGCCGGCAGATCGGCGTGGTGCCGCAGGAGCCGTTCATGTTCGCCGGGTCGATCCGCGACAACATCGCCTTCGCCCGGCCGGACGCCGACGACGCGGAGATCTGGGCGGCCGTCGACGCCGTGGGGCTGCGTGACCTGGTCGAGCGCACCCCGGCCGGGCTGGACGCGCCGCTGCACGAGCGGGGCCAGTCCGTGTCGTCGGGCCAGCGGCAGCTGCTGGCGCTGGCGCGGGCCTTCCTGGCCCGGCCCCGCGTCGTGGTGCTCGACGAGGTCACGTCCAACCTGGACCTGCGCTCGGAGCTGCGCGTCGAGCAGGCCCTCGACCGGCTGCTGGAGGGGCGGACCGCGCTGCTGATCGCGCACCGGCTGTCCACCGCGATGCGGGCCGACCGGATCGTGGTGCTCGACGAGGCGGGCATCGTCGAGATCGGATCGCACGCCGAGCTGCTGGCCGCGGAGGGCCGCTACGCGGGCATGTTCGCGACCTGGTCCAGTCACCAGTGA
- a CDS encoding helix-turn-helix domain-containing protein, which translates to MSTAVDDELWSAIGDPIRRTMIDLLLAGGPGTATSLSERLPVTRQAVAKHLAVLDRVGLVHATPAGRERHFQVDEAQLARAVAQLSAVGASWDARLRRIKRIAEAIQRNLDNENTGGD; encoded by the coding sequence ATGAGCACCGCGGTCGACGACGAGCTGTGGTCGGCCATCGGCGACCCGATCCGCCGCACGATGATCGACCTGCTGCTGGCGGGCGGGCCGGGCACGGCCACGTCGCTGAGCGAGCGGCTGCCGGTGACCCGCCAGGCCGTCGCCAAGCACCTGGCGGTGCTGGACCGGGTCGGGCTGGTGCACGCCACGCCCGCCGGGCGCGAGCGGCACTTCCAGGTGGACGAGGCGCAGCTGGCCCGTGCCGTCGCACAGCTGTCGGCGGTCGGCGCGAGCTGGGACGCCCGCCTGCGCCGGATCAAGCGGATCGCCGAGGCGATCCAGCGCAACCTCGACAACGAGAACACGGGAGGAGATTGA
- a CDS encoding SRPBCC domain-containing protein, which translates to MVDILHQVGVVAPLDEVYRAVSTPEGLAGWWTVDTTGKSEVGEQLAFRFGELGGFDMEVLALDPAGHVRWKVVDGPPEWIGTEVDWQLKQRGAYTNVLFKHEGWREPVEFMHHCSTKWATFLLSLKGLVETGRGRPSPDDVKIDDWN; encoded by the coding sequence ATGGTGGACATCCTGCACCAGGTCGGCGTCGTCGCGCCGCTGGACGAGGTGTACCGGGCGGTCAGCACGCCGGAGGGTCTGGCCGGCTGGTGGACGGTCGACACGACGGGCAAGAGCGAGGTCGGCGAGCAGCTGGCCTTCCGGTTCGGCGAGCTGGGCGGCTTCGACATGGAGGTGCTCGCCCTCGACCCGGCCGGGCACGTGCGCTGGAAGGTGGTCGACGGCCCGCCGGAGTGGATCGGCACCGAGGTCGACTGGCAGCTGAAGCAGCGTGGCGCGTACACGAACGTGCTGTTCAAGCATGAGGGCTGGCGGGAGCCGGTCGAGTTCATGCACCACTGCAGCACCAAGTGGGCGACGTTCCTGCTCAGCCTGAAGGGTCTGGTGGAGACGGGCCGCGGCCGTCCCTCCCCGGACGACGTGAAGATCGACGACTGGAACTGA
- a CDS encoding SRPBCC family protein, translating to MEYGTIERDIHVDAKPEVVFEVISRPEHMREWWPDDARYEPVAGAEGELVWHNAETGETSTVAFAVEEVDPPKRFSFRWCFAEPARQGPSLLVTFDLVPAGAGTLVRMTESGFREMGWEIAVLEENYRDHVSGWDHYVPRLGAYIARLVGTP from the coding sequence CCATCGAGCGCGACATCCACGTCGACGCCAAGCCCGAAGTGGTCTTCGAGGTCATCAGCCGCCCCGAGCACATGCGCGAGTGGTGGCCCGACGACGCCCGCTACGAGCCGGTCGCGGGCGCGGAGGGCGAGCTGGTCTGGCACAACGCGGAGACCGGCGAGACGTCGACCGTCGCGTTCGCCGTCGAGGAGGTGGACCCGCCGAAGCGGTTCTCCTTCCGGTGGTGCTTCGCCGAGCCCGCGCGGCAGGGTCCGTCGCTGTTGGTCACCTTCGACCTGGTCCCGGCCGGGGCGGGCACGCTGGTCCGGATGACCGAGTCCGGCTTCCGCGAGATGGGCTGGGAGATCGCGGTCCTGGAGGAGAACTACCGCGACCACGTCAGCGGCTGGGACCACTACGTCCCGCGCCTGGGCGCCTACATAGCCCGGCTGGTCGGCACGCCATGA
- a CDS encoding flavin reductase family protein, which produces MTLTAQPAAPAVTGIELHHYLGTLRHHATSVTVVTAPGPAGFTATTFTSVSLRPQLVSFCIDRDASSLPAVERARHVAVHVLAAEQEQLARTFATRGADRFADTRTWRQGPYGVPLLHGVLATLTCEIVERIPVGDHIVVIGRPVSAEHRPGEPLLYHMGAYTRLAH; this is translated from the coding sequence ATGACGCTCACCGCACAGCCCGCGGCGCCCGCCGTCACCGGCATCGAGCTGCACCACTACCTCGGCACGCTGCGGCACCACGCCACCAGTGTCACGGTGGTCACCGCCCCCGGCCCGGCCGGGTTCACCGCGACCACGTTCACCTCGGTGTCGCTGCGCCCGCAGCTCGTCTCGTTCTGCATCGACCGCGACGCGAGCAGCCTGCCGGCCGTCGAGCGGGCGCGCCACGTGGCCGTGCACGTGCTCGCCGCCGAACAGGAGCAGCTCGCCCGGACGTTCGCCACTCGCGGCGCCGACCGCTTCGCCGACACCCGCACCTGGCGGCAGGGCCCCTACGGCGTGCCGCTGCTGCACGGCGTGCTCGCTACGCTGACCTGCGAGATCGTCGAGCGCATCCCCGTCGGCGACCACATCGTCGTGATCGGACGGCCGGTCAGCGCCGAGCACCGGCCCGGCGAGCCGCTGCTGTACCACATGGGGGCGTACACCCGCCTCGCGCACTGA